A single Ignavibacteriota bacterium DNA region contains:
- a CDS encoding 4Fe-4S dicluster domain-containing protein: protein MASVRGNVKIDVQTCKGCELCVEACPQESLKMSKEINVKGYHYAVLVQDNCTGCVNCALVCPDAVITVYRSTKKAGKKEVRQPIATITHVAKDIRLTVDALPQGRIDI, encoded by the coding sequence ATGGCATCAGTCCGTGGAAATGTGAAAATAGATGTTCAGACCTGTAAAGGCTGTGAACTGTGCGTCGAAGCCTGTCCGCAGGAAAGTCTGAAAATGTCGAAAGAAATAAATGTCAAAGGATATCACTACGCCGTGCTGGTGCAGGATAACTGCACCGGTTGTGTGAACTGCGCGCTTGTATGTCCGGATGCAGTCATCACTGTTTATCGAAGTACGAAGAAAGCAGGAAAGAAAGAAGTGCGGCAACCGATTGCAACGATTACCCATGTTGCAAAGGATATTCGTCTTACGGTTGATGCACTCCCTCAAGGAAGGATTGATATATGA